Genomic DNA from Haloarcula marina:
CTCGTCTTTCCGTATCAAGCGTTCGCCCCGGACGACGGCCTCGGATTCGGCGAGCGGTCGATTCTCGGCTACTCGCGGGACTTCACCCCGGCGCTGTCCCTGCAAGCCAACGCCGAACTCCTCTGGAAGTTCGCGACCCAGTGGGTGGTCGCCGGACCGCTCGGCACCCTCACCGCCGCCGTCGGCGTCCTCGTCGCTCGTCACCGTGGTTTCGACGCCCGACAGACCGCGCTCGCTGGCGTCTTTGTGACCGTTCCGCTCGGGAACCTCTACTTCTGGGGGACGGTCAACATGCTGGGGGCGCTAGCTGATCCGACAGACGGCCTCGTTCGCTTTCTCGGCCCGTACTATCACGTCGACTTGCTCGTGCCGACAGTCGCGTTCGGTGCCGTCGGCGTCCTGTTCACCGCACACCGCCTCCGCGAACTCGTCGAGACGCACGTCCCCGCCGAGCGTGCTACACCGGTACTCGTCGCGGCGACGCTCGTCTGTGGAGCGGTCGGCGGCGGCGTCGCCGTTACGGCGGCGGCCGAGCCAGTACGGGACAACTACACCGTCACTCAACAGTACGAGCAGGCGTACGCGCCGTTCGAGCAGACGGACCTCACGAACAGCGTCGTGTTCCTGCCGACGCCGTACGGCGACTGGCTGAATCACCCGTTCCAACCGCTCCGGAACGACCCCGGGTTCGACGGCGACACCGTCTACGCGATGCAGGAAGCGCAGTTCGCCGTCGCGGACCACTACGCCGAGCGGCAGTACTACCGCTACGCCTACCGCGGCGAGTGGATTCCCTACCTCGGTCAGCCCGTGGAACCGACGCTCCAGCGGGTCCGCCTCGTCGAGGGAGCGGCCGTCGACACGCACGTCGAGGCGACGGTCCCCGACTCGGCGGAACTCGTCGCCGTGCGCCTCACGAACGGCGAGGAGAACGCCTACACGACGATAGACGGGAGCGAGCCGCTGGACCTGCGGCTTCGGTCGAACGCGAATCAGACGGTGCTGACGGGCGCTGGGGTCGACGAACGAGTGGCCGTCTCGACGCCGACCAGCGGCACGGTGACGCTGATACTGTTCGTCGATTTCGGGACCGGGTCCGGCTTCAAGTACCGCGCCGAACTTCCCGTCGACCAGACTACCGGCGAAGTACGGGCGCTGACGCCCCGCCTCGAAGTGTGCTGGTCCGAGCGCCGCTGTGATGGCCGGGCCGCCTACGTGCCGGGCACGCACCGCTACGGCATCGAGATGAACGTGACTGTGGAGGGAACAACGTGACAGACTACGAACTCACCAGACGAGACGCGCTGAAAGCACTCGGGGCCGCAGGAGTGACCGTCGCGGGCGGCGTGGCGGCGCTGTCGTGGCCGGACGGCGAGAGCGAGGACGAGAACGTTGCGATGGGAGAACACGAACGCGAGACGGTCCGCGCCGTCGCGAGCACCGTCTATCCGAGTGAACTCCGCGGTGTCGCGGGGTTCGTCGACGGCTACCTCGCCGGACGAGTCGACGCCGACCCGGAGCGAGCGCGGGGTATCGCAGACGCCGTCGCCGCCCTGGACCGGTACGCTCACGACTGGGAAGGTGACGACTTCGCCGCACTCGACGCGCCGAAACGGGACGAGACGCTACGGGGGATGGGCGTCCACGTCTCGACGCCGGACCCGGACGGCGACCCGCGTCAGCGGGTCCGGTACTACCTCGTGAACGACCTCCAGTTCGCGCTCTACAGTTCGCCGACCGGCGGGACGTTGGTCGGCATCGAGAATCCGCAGGGCCACCCCGGTGGGACGAAGAGTTATCGTCGACCGCCCGAGTGACGTTTGCGGGCCACTCTCACCGGAACCGTTCTTCGTAGGCCACGCGGACGATGGACTTCGCGATAGCCGCGCCGCCCGAGAACGGGTCGAGTTTCGTCTCGCCCTTGCGCTCGTCGTACTCGATGGGGCGCTCGCGCACGTCGTAGCCGCGCGTGAGCGGGCGCATCAGGAGTTCCGCCGAGAGACCGGTGTTCTCCGTCCAGCGTATCTTCTGGAGCACCTCGCGGCGGTAGGCACGCATGCCCGTCGTCGTGTCGTGGACGCGCTTGCCCATCAACACGCTCGCCAGCAGTGCGAACAGTTCGTTGCCGAGTTTGTTCATTCCGGGCATCTCGTCGGCCCCGAAGTAGAGTCGGTCGCCGCTGACCACGTCCGCCCCGTCGTTTATCTCGTCGAGAAAGTCGGGGAGTCGCGCCATCGGGTACGTGTCGTCGCAGTCCGTCGTGACGACGACCGGGCGCTCGGGCGTGAGGACGGCTTCGCGGACCGCGACGCCGTAGCCCTGCGGTTCCTGTTCGACGACCGTCGCGCCGTGTTCACGGGCGATTTCGGGCGTTCGGTCGCTCGAGCCGTCGACACAGACCACCTCGGCCCGGCCGTCGGTCACGTCGTCGATGTCCGAAAGGACGCTCCCGATGGCTTCTTCCTCGTTGTACGTGCCCATGACGACGGCGAGGTCGTCGAACGTGTATCTGGTCTCGTCGGCCTGTTGCGTCGACACTGCGTTCATTGGAGAGACGTATCTGCTCGCCCCTCTTGAGCTTTTAGGTTCGCCAAAACTACTGTCGCTCGAGATACGTTTCGAGTGGCGTCGACGCCGTCCAGACGTGCTCGAACAGGTCACGTCCCCACTCAACCGCCGACGCCGACTCGGCGTACACTTTCGCAGACGGCCACCGCCCGTCGTACGTCGGCACCGTCAGTATGGTCCACCGTTCGGAGACGCCGAGGGCGAAGGAGACGGTCGTGACACGCACGTCCGTCTCCTCGTAGACCCGCGTGTACGGCCCGTCCTCCATGTTCAGTAGCACGTCGTCGACCACGGGTTCCGATACGAGGAGTCGTGAGTCCTCGTTGTCCGGCATGGCCTCCTGATACTCCCGGTGGTACACCGGCGAGACGATGTCACAGCTCTCGACGGCTTCGACTTTCTCGACCACCCACGGCACCAGACCACGGAGGTCGCGCTCGGCGGCACGAAGTACTTCGTACTCCCCCAGTTCCGGGAGGCGGCAGCGGAACGGCTCCGGAACCACGCTCGCGTCGTGGGACTCCCAATACTCGGGTTCCGCCGCGAGCAACGCGTCCGTCGCGTGTTGCCGAGCGAGCGTGTCCGCGACCAATCGCCCGATTCCGCTGAGTCGCCAGCCATCGGGCGTCTCGACGATGACGCCGCGTGTTTCGAGGTCAGACAGCGCGTCGTAGACGGCTGATTCGCTGGCGTCGAGTGCAGAGAGGAGTTCGTCGGTCCGCCGCGTCCGGTCACAGAGCGTACACACTACGTCCGACCGAACCGACGACGCCCCGACGTACTCGACGTGTGAAGAGCCACCCATGAGTGTTTGTTATGCTCTCCTGTCCGGCGAGACACATATCAGTTTCCACTAGAACCGGAACTCTCTGCGCGGAGTTCGCTTTTGCGAGACGCTTCGAGAGTTCTTCGCAGAAATACTGGAATCTTTTTGATTGAGGCTGGCCTCCGACAGCGTGCTGTCTTCCAGCGTTTCCCCGCTGACTCGGACGACGGTCGGGTCTCCGCCCGACCGTTCGTCGCCACCGTACCTCGACAGCATCCGTCCACGCGACGGTGCGGGCCGTGGGCTATCCGCTCACGGCACTCATTGTCCTTTCCGACGCTGGTACAGTCCCGAAAGCGAAGGTGGTCGGACTCAGCCCTCAGGCGGTCGGCGGTTCGTCGCGGCCGATCTGTATCTCGTAGGCTTCGATGTCCTCGTAGGCGGCGACCTGTCCGCCTACGTCGACCGGTCCCTCCGCCGTCTCGACGACGAGCGTCGCCACCTCGCGATTCGGCCCGAACGACACCTCGGCGACCTCTCCCTGAACGACCCAGTGTTCGCCCGTCTCGACGTCCCTGCCTTCGATGGTCGCGTAGAACTTGCCTTCGAGCGTCGTCAGGTCGGAGATACAGCGCCGTATCGTTCCGTACCGCCGCGGGAAGGGGAGGCCCATTCCGTCGGTCGCGATGACCTCCGCCGTCGTCCACAGGACGGTGTTGAGGAACCCAGAGACGAGGAAGCCGAGTTCCGAGCGGTTGAAGATGACGCCGTACCGGTCGCTCTCGCCCTGAATGGACTCGCGCGTCGCGTACATCGAGTAGTTGCCGTCGGCGACGGCGACGACGGGCGTCGTGATACCCCGTCGCCCCTTCACCGTCGTCGCAACCGACGCGTAGTCGAACTCTGTCGGCGACGGCGCCTTCGAAGACGGCGAGAGGAGAATCTCCGTCGCGATGCCCGAGTCGCGGCGCTTGGCCAACTTCGACTCGAACCGGTCGAGCAGCGAGGGCGTCAGCGACAGCGTCAGTTCGTACTCCGCCGCATCGATGATGTCGTCGAGGTAGCGCAGAATCGTCGGCCGGGACTTCACGAGCGAGACGGCTTCCGGCTCGCGGGCCGGGGCAACGTACCGCGATGAGAGGTCGTCGACTAACGAATTCAGCGATTCCTGAATGTCGCCGAACGCCTCGCGGGGGTCTATCGCGAGGACCTTCATCGGCCGGGACTCCTTCAGTTCGACGAGGCCGACGTCGCTGAGGCTCCTGACCGTATCGTACACCCGTGGTTGCGGGATGCTCGTGTTCTCTGCTATCTCCGACGCCGTCATCTCGCCATGTTGGAGGACGGCCAGATACGCCGCAATCTCGTATTCGCCGAGATTGAAGCGTGATATGACCTGCTCTAGTGACGCCTCCAAATCGTCACTGGACATACCGGCCGTTACACGGTCGACTACAAAGAGGTTCGGCTATCGCCCGGTACTTACCGGACCGTCGGCGAGTCGACTTCTTCGAGGCGGCGGTTGTGGAGCGCCTGCCCGCTCTTGCGGTCGAAGACGTGGACGGCCGACTCCGGTATCTCGACGACGAGATGCTGCCCGGATTCGACGCTCTTCATGCCGTCCAGAACGGCCGTGAAGAGGTTCGACTCGGTGACTTCGTTGCCCTCGAAGACGAGGTGGACGACGTTCTCGTCGCCCATCGGTTCGATGACGTCGACGACCGCCCGGAAGTCGTGGTCGGACTCGACGGTCGACTTGAGTTCGATGTCCTCGGGACGGATGCCCAACACGAGTTCGCTTTCGTCGCCGAGCGCCGACACTGTCTCCTCGGAGAGTTCGTACTCGAAGTCCGCTGTGACCAGCGTCGTTCCCTGGCGCTCTGCGTCGAAGAAGTTCATCGAGGGCTCCCCGATGAAGCCCGCGACGAAGAGGTTGTTCGGTTCGTGGTAACACTCCAGCGGCGTCGCGCACTGCTGGAGAATCCCCTCGTCGAGGATGGCCACGCGGTCGGACATGGTCATCGCCTCGACCTGATTGTGCGTGACGTACACCGTCGTCACGCCGAGGTCTTCCTGCAGTTGCTGGAGTTCCGTCCGCATCTCCGCGCGGAGTTTGGCGTCGAGGTTCGCCAGCGGTTCGTCCATCAGGAACACCTCGGGGTCCCGGACGATTGCGCGGCCGAGTGCGACGCGCTGTTGTT
This window encodes:
- a CDS encoding glycosyltransferase family 39 protein — translated: MNRLRRPRVQALAVALVGGLLVFTLAHVVFPYYTSNHDEAVYLQQAAMLLDGQLFLQPPVDGAFRPWFFVESERGLYAKYTPVPAAMFAVGKLLGGYRVALAVVAAATLVGTYHTVREAFDARTGVVASILMLASPLFLVDASVFLSYVPATMWNLAFAASYLHADRTGSNGTATLAGLCVGVAFFTRPYTAVLFATPFVLHALWSLRTVERPVVVRVGLTALFGALGVLAALSYNALLTGDPLVFPYQAFAPDDGLGFGERSILGYSRDFTPALSLQANAELLWKFATQWVVAGPLGTLTAAVGVLVARHRGFDARQTALAGVFVTVPLGNLYFWGTVNMLGALADPTDGLVRFLGPYYHVDLLVPTVAFGAVGVLFTAHRLRELVETHVPAERATPVLVAATLVCGAVGGGVAVTAAAEPVRDNYTVTQQYEQAYAPFEQTDLTNSVVFLPTPYGDWLNHPFQPLRNDPGFDGDTVYAMQEAQFAVADHYAERQYYRYAYRGEWIPYLGQPVEPTLQRVRLVEGAAVDTHVEATVPDSAELVAVRLTNGEENAYTTIDGSEPLDLRLRSNANQTVLTGAGVDERVAVSTPTSGTVTLILFVDFGTGSGFKYRAELPVDQTTGEVRALTPRLEVCWSERRCDGRAAYVPGTHRYGIEMNVTVEGTT
- a CDS encoding gluconate 2-dehydrogenase subunit 3 family protein, which gives rise to MTDYELTRRDALKALGAAGVTVAGGVAALSWPDGESEDENVAMGEHERETVRAVASTVYPSELRGVAGFVDGYLAGRVDADPERARGIADAVAALDRYAHDWEGDDFAALDAPKRDETLRGMGVHVSTPDPDGDPRQRVRYYLVNDLQFALYSSPTGGTLVGIENPQGHPGGTKSYRRPPE
- a CDS encoding dolichyl-phosphate hexose transferase yields the protein MNAVSTQQADETRYTFDDLAVVMGTYNEEEAIGSVLSDIDDVTDGRAEVVCVDGSSDRTPEIAREHGATVVEQEPQGYGVAVREAVLTPERPVVVTTDCDDTYPMARLPDFLDEINDGADVVSGDRLYFGADEMPGMNKLGNELFALLASVLMGKRVHDTTTGMRAYRREVLQKIRWTENTGLSAELLMRPLTRGYDVRERPIEYDERKGETKLDPFSGGAAIAKSIVRVAYEERFR
- a CDS encoding helix-turn-helix transcriptional regulator yields the protein MGGSSHVEYVGASSVRSDVVCTLCDRTRRTDELLSALDASESAVYDALSDLETRGVIVETPDGWRLSGIGRLVADTLARQHATDALLAAEPEYWESHDASVVPEPFRCRLPELGEYEVLRAAERDLRGLVPWVVEKVEAVESCDIVSPVYHREYQEAMPDNEDSRLLVSEPVVDDVLLNMEDGPYTRVYEETDVRVTTVSFALGVSERWTILTVPTYDGRWPSAKVYAESASAVEWGRDLFEHVWTASTPLETYLERQ
- the trmB gene encoding HTH-type sugar sensing transcriptional regulator TrmB, which produces MSSDDLEASLEQVISRFNLGEYEIAAYLAVLQHGEMTASEIAENTSIPQPRVYDTVRSLSDVGLVELKESRPMKVLAIDPREAFGDIQESLNSLVDDLSSRYVAPAREPEAVSLVKSRPTILRYLDDIIDAAEYELTLSLTPSLLDRFESKLAKRRDSGIATEILLSPSSKAPSPTEFDYASVATTVKGRRGITTPVVAVADGNYSMYATRESIQGESDRYGVIFNRSELGFLVSGFLNTVLWTTAEVIATDGMGLPFPRRYGTIRRCISDLTTLEGKFYATIEGRDVETGEHWVVQGEVAEVSFGPNREVATLVVETAEGPVDVGGQVAAYEDIEAYEIQIGRDEPPTA
- a CDS encoding ABC transporter ATP-binding protein translates to MAGLTLDNVTKIFDDDGEQIIAVDDVSIDIDDGEFLVLVGPSGCGKSTTLRMIAGLEQISEGEIRLGGEVINDVPATKRDVAMVFQSYALYPHMSVRENMAFGLEESTDLPDDEINQRVEEAASLLGIAELLNRPPSDLSGGQQQRVALGRAIVRDPEVFLMDEPLANLDAKLRAEMRTELQQLQEDLGVTTVYVTHNQVEAMTMSDRVAILDEGILQQCATPLECYHEPNNLFVAGFIGEPSMNFFDAERQGTTLVTADFEYELSEETVSALGDESELVLGIRPEDIELKSTVESDHDFRAVVDVIEPMGDENVVHLVFEGNEVTESNLFTAVLDGMKSVESGQHLVVEIPESAVHVFDRKSGQALHNRRLEEVDSPTVR